The following proteins are co-located in the Piscirickettsia litoralis genome:
- a CDS encoding ATP/GTP-binding protein has translation MRIAISGTHGVGKTTLIHDLIKRYPKYQFIKEAYYELLDEESGAFALAPTLETMLEQLDRSLEQLDRHAMEDNIIFDRCPVDFIAYAMQATEQESLDIHHHEASERFSQVIELLSQLDLIIFLPITNQASVLYTEENPEYRQAVDNCFKRLYRDDEFGLFPNYNQPKIIEIWGSEQERVEKISTYLAA, from the coding sequence ATGCGCATTGCAATATCTGGCACTCACGGTGTGGGTAAAACGACTTTAATTCATGATTTAATTAAACGGTATCCTAAATACCAATTTATTAAAGAAGCTTATTATGAGCTGTTAGATGAAGAGAGTGGAGCGTTTGCTTTAGCGCCTACGCTTGAAACGATGTTAGAGCAGCTCGATCGTAGTTTAGAGCAGCTGGATCGACACGCTATGGAAGATAATATTATTTTTGACCGGTGTCCGGTCGATTTTATTGCCTATGCAATGCAGGCTACTGAACAAGAGTCGCTTGATATTCATCATCATGAAGCTTCTGAGCGGTTTTCTCAAGTAATCGAGCTATTGAGTCAGCTTGATCTAATCATTTTTTTGCCAATCACGAATCAAGCTTCTGTTTTATATACGGAGGAAAATCCAGAGTATCGGCAAGCGGTGGATAATTGCTTTAAAAGGTTATACCGTGATGATGAGTTCGGTCTATTTCCGAACTATAATCAGCCCAAAATTATAGAAATTTGGGGAAGTGAGCAAGAACGAGTAGAAAAAATTTCTACTTATCTTGCGGCTTAA
- a CDS encoding GRP family sugar transporter produces MLIINSYPLAVMLCIITMLCWGSWANTQKLASKSWSFQLYYWDYGFGVLIISFILAITLGSTGHEGRAFFTDLSQADLHNLWSAFLGGVIFNLANILLVAAIDIAGMAVAFPVGIGLALVIGVIVNYIGEPIGNPILLFLGVLAVAIAIIIDALAYKRLEAHNNNQKTVKGLIIAIIAGILMGFFYRFVANSMSMNFAHPATGKLTPYSATFIFSIGLVLSSFIWNSLMMKKPLTGEPIAFSRYFKEGNLKLHLIGMLGGAIWGLGTLLNFLAAGRAGAAISYGLGQGATMVAAIWGCLFGMNLKKPPKGRISYWPLCFCFT; encoded by the coding sequence GTGCTTATTATCAATTCTTACCCCCTGGCTGTTATGTTATGCATCATTACCATGCTATGTTGGGGATCCTGGGCCAACACACAAAAGCTTGCATCTAAGTCTTGGTCATTCCAGCTTTATTATTGGGATTATGGCTTTGGTGTTCTCATCATCTCTTTTATTCTTGCTATTACCTTAGGCAGCACCGGTCACGAAGGACGGGCTTTTTTCACTGACCTCAGTCAAGCTGATTTGCATAATTTATGGTCTGCTTTTTTAGGTGGCGTAATATTTAATTTGGCAAACATCCTCCTTGTTGCTGCGATTGATATCGCAGGCATGGCGGTTGCTTTTCCCGTTGGCATCGGCTTAGCGCTAGTCATCGGGGTCATTGTTAACTATATAGGTGAACCTATCGGCAATCCCATTTTACTCTTTTTGGGAGTGCTCGCTGTGGCGATCGCGATTATCATAGATGCCCTCGCTTATAAACGCCTTGAAGCACATAACAACAATCAAAAAACAGTAAAAGGCTTAATCATTGCGATCATCGCAGGTATCCTCATGGGCTTTTTCTATCGTTTCGTTGCCAACTCAATGTCGATGAATTTTGCCCACCCGGCAACAGGGAAATTAACGCCTTATTCGGCTACTTTTATCTTCTCTATCGGCCTTGTGCTTTCTAGCTTCATTTGGAATAGCTTGATGATGAAAAAGCCATTAACCGGCGAGCCCATCGCCTTTTCTCGCTATTTTAAAGAAGGCAACCTAAAACTTCACCTCATCGGTATGCTCGGCGGTGCGATTTGGGGCTTAGGTACTTTACTAAACTTCCTTGCTGCAGGGCGTGCTGGAGCTGCAATTTCATATGGTTTAGGTCAAGGTGCGACCATGGTTGCTGCCATCTGGGGGTGTTTATTTGGCATGAATTTAAAAAAGCCCCCCAAGGGACGAATAAGTTATTGGCCTCTATGTTTTTGTTTTACTTAA
- the glpK gene encoding glycerol kinase GlpK translates to MSGYILSIDQGTTSTRAIVFNREGQSVGQHQIEFKQYFPEGGWVEHDAEDIWQTTLVSCQKAIENSGILASQVAAIGISNQRETTLVWNKATGKVLGRAIVWQDRRTTEQCEALAKEPGCLQMIQDKTGLLLDPYFSATKLQWILDHTEGAREQAERGELAFGTVDTFLLWRLTGGSSHKTDATNASRTLLYNIHTQQWDEELLALFNIPYALLPEVTDNSGHFGVADREHFGTEIPVTGMAGDQQAAAFGQACFSEGMIKSTYGTGCFMLMNTGQKALTSKNRLLTTIAYRLQGKVNYALEGSIFVAGAAVHWLRDAVKMIEKASDTETIANSVESSGGVYLVPAFTGLGAPYWDPQARGALLGMTRDTGVNHIVRAALEAVCYQTKDLLLAMNNDGAKFQTTLRVDGGMAHNRWVLQFLADILEVTVERPNCVETSALGAAYLAGLGAGIYHSTDEIAELWHKESQFTPVMSEEKRTQLYQGWLDAVGRIRS, encoded by the coding sequence ATGTCAGGATACATTCTATCTATAGACCAGGGAACAACAAGCACGCGCGCCATTGTCTTTAATCGTGAAGGACAATCGGTTGGGCAGCATCAAATTGAATTTAAACAGTATTTTCCGGAAGGTGGTTGGGTTGAGCATGATGCTGAGGATATTTGGCAAACAACCTTAGTAAGTTGCCAAAAAGCCATTGAAAATTCAGGAATTTTAGCGAGTCAAGTGGCAGCAATCGGCATTTCTAATCAACGTGAAACGACCTTGGTTTGGAATAAGGCAACGGGCAAAGTGTTAGGGCGAGCGATTGTTTGGCAAGATCGCCGCACAACCGAGCAATGTGAAGCGCTGGCTAAAGAGCCTGGCTGTTTACAAATGATCCAGGATAAAACAGGGCTTTTGCTCGACCCTTACTTCTCAGCGACTAAATTGCAATGGATTTTAGATCATACTGAAGGTGCACGCGAGCAAGCAGAGCGTGGTGAGCTTGCTTTTGGTACCGTAGATACTTTCTTATTGTGGCGCCTAACTGGCGGCAGCTCTCATAAGACAGATGCGACCAATGCATCAAGAACCTTGCTTTATAATATTCACACTCAGCAATGGGACGAGGAGCTGCTGGCTTTATTTAATATTCCTTACGCTCTACTGCCAGAGGTAACAGATAACAGCGGCCATTTTGGCGTGGCTGATCGTGAGCATTTTGGTACTGAAATCCCGGTGACAGGAATGGCAGGGGATCAGCAAGCCGCAGCGTTTGGTCAAGCCTGCTTTTCTGAAGGCATGATCAAAAGCACCTATGGAACAGGCTGTTTTATGTTAATGAATACAGGGCAAAAAGCCTTAACGTCTAAAAATCGTCTGCTAACAACGATCGCTTACCGTTTGCAAGGCAAAGTTAATTATGCCTTAGAAGGCAGTATTTTTGTCGCCGGTGCGGCGGTGCATTGGTTGCGTGATGCGGTGAAAATGATAGAAAAAGCGAGTGATACAGAGACGATTGCTAACTCTGTAGAGTCTAGTGGGGGTGTTTATTTAGTTCCCGCATTTACAGGACTAGGTGCGCCTTATTGGGATCCACAAGCGCGGGGCGCCTTATTGGGGATGACGCGAGATACTGGGGTTAATCATATTGTTCGTGCAGCATTGGAAGCTGTTTGTTATCAGACTAAAGATTTACTATTGGCAATGAATAACGATGGTGCGAAATTTCAGACAACCTTACGTGTTGATGGCGGTATGGCACATAATCGCTGGGTTCTGCAATTTTTAGCCGATATTTTAGAAGTTACAGTAGAGCGGCCGAATTGTGTGGAAACTAGTGCATTGGGGGCGGCTTATTTAGCAGGTTTGGGCGCTGGCATTTATCATTCGACTGACGAAATTGCGGAGTTATGGCATAAAGAGTCACAGTTTACCCCTGTGATGAGTGAAGAAAAGCGCACTCAGTTATATCAGGGCTGGTTAGATGCTGTAGGACGGATTCGTAGTTAG
- the rbsK gene encoding ribokinase, with product MSIVVIGSSATDMISLVPHLPKPGETVIGADFQTAAGGKGANQAVAAARLGGDVTLLASIGQDHLGDQSIEGFQKDHLCVDYIQRPEGKSGVALIFVAENGENSIAVSPGSNALLSPEYIKSNESVISQACYLLAQLETPMESILAIAKLANKYKIPFVLNPAPRTKKLTDELLQQVSILTPNQTEACLLTGIEVIDQASAEQAAQTLLQRGVNTVILTLGEQGALIAEKGQPAKLIPGINVTAKDTTGAGDTFNGALVLALSKGESLEKAVRFANAAAAISVTRIGAQPSAPDLAEVNQLIG from the coding sequence ATGTCCATCGTTGTTATTGGTAGTTCTGCCACTGATATGATCTCTCTCGTCCCGCACCTACCGAAGCCCGGTGAGACCGTCATTGGTGCTGACTTTCAAACGGCCGCAGGCGGTAAAGGCGCGAATCAGGCCGTTGCAGCGGCACGCTTAGGTGGAGATGTCACCTTACTGGCTAGCATTGGTCAAGATCATCTCGGCGATCAGTCAATCGAGGGTTTTCAAAAAGACCACCTTTGTGTTGATTATATACAACGCCCCGAAGGTAAATCAGGAGTCGCCCTGATTTTTGTTGCTGAAAATGGCGAAAACAGCATCGCCGTCTCCCCAGGGTCTAACGCCCTACTCTCTCCTGAATATATAAAAAGTAATGAGAGTGTTATCAGCCAAGCCTGCTATCTTCTTGCTCAATTAGAAACCCCAATGGAGAGCATATTAGCAATCGCCAAACTCGCCAATAAATATAAAATCCCTTTTGTACTCAACCCTGCCCCCCGCACAAAAAAGTTAACCGATGAATTATTACAACAGGTCAGCATTTTAACACCTAACCAAACAGAAGCTTGCCTGTTAACCGGTATCGAAGTGATCGATCAAGCCAGTGCAGAACAAGCGGCTCAGACTTTATTACAGCGCGGTGTAAATACAGTCATTCTAACGCTTGGTGAACAAGGTGCTTTAATTGCAGAAAAAGGGCAGCCAGCCAAACTTATCCCTGGCATCAATGTCACCGCCAAAGATACCACCGGTGCAGGGGATACCTTTAATGGCGCTCTTGTTCTGGCGTTATCCAAAGGTGAATCATTAGAAAAAGCGGTACGCTTCGCTAATGCCGCCGCGGCAATTTCAGTAACACGTATCGGCGCTCAACCATCCGCACCTGACTTAGCAGAAGTCAATCAACTGATAGGTTAA
- a CDS encoding MFS transporter has product MNKIFIVLFVNFVIPLGGMSTDIYLPSLPAMANYFGSSNMLVQVTVTLFTLGLGIGQLIAGPISDALGRKKPFLFGMLLQLISVLVILNTASLTTLIIVRFFQGFGTAFMMVPARAMLNDVFDGAALKKQYTYITASFALGPIVAPFIGGYLQHYFGWQANFYFVLAYLALLTTLALIFFKETIASRKTFSLAHVSSSYMTVLRNKLFLTGTILVSFFMGYVAIFNVVGPFVIQNVLKQSAVFYGYIALLMGFAWFSGNMTSRLFFRISRLSKANAAFIVMMIAAVVMLSISFSTITMLKLVVPIFIMIFCGGFLFPVYVGECLSLFRAQAASANGLLFSFIWIAFSLFSFIGSFLKVHSLVPVASCYLVVTVIAYGWFLLVARKH; this is encoded by the coding sequence ATGAATAAAATTTTTATTGTCTTATTTGTGAACTTTGTGATTCCGTTAGGGGGGATGAGCACGGATATTTATCTCCCCTCATTGCCGGCGATGGCTAACTACTTCGGCTCATCGAATATGCTCGTACAGGTCACGGTGACGTTGTTTACTTTGGGCCTGGGGATCGGTCAGTTGATTGCTGGGCCTATTTCAGATGCTTTGGGTCGTAAAAAGCCGTTTTTATTTGGTATGTTGCTGCAACTGATTTCGGTATTGGTGATTTTAAATACCGCTTCATTGACGACATTGATTATAGTGCGTTTTTTCCAAGGATTTGGCACAGCCTTCATGATGGTGCCTGCCCGTGCGATGTTGAATGATGTGTTCGATGGCGCAGCACTGAAAAAGCAATATACCTATATTACGGCATCTTTTGCATTAGGGCCTATTGTCGCTCCTTTTATCGGTGGTTATTTACAACATTATTTTGGCTGGCAGGCTAATTTTTACTTTGTACTGGCTTACTTGGCTTTATTGACAACTTTAGCCTTGATTTTCTTTAAAGAGACGATTGCCAGTAGAAAAACATTTTCGTTGGCTCATGTAAGTTCTAGTTATATGACGGTCTTGAGAAATAAATTATTCTTAACCGGCACTATTTTAGTCAGTTTTTTTATGGGCTATGTTGCTATATTTAATGTGGTTGGCCCCTTTGTGATTCAAAATGTTTTAAAGCAATCCGCTGTTTTCTATGGTTATATTGCCTTGTTAATGGGGTTTGCTTGGTTTTCAGGAAATATGACCAGTCGGTTATTTTTTAGAATATCCAGACTGTCTAAGGCAAATGCGGCGTTTATTGTTATGATGATTGCGGCTGTTGTTATGCTCAGTATCAGTTTTAGCACTATCACTATGTTAAAGCTGGTGGTGCCCATTTTTATTATGATTTTCTGTGGTGGGTTTTTATTTCCTGTGTATGTCGGTGAATGCTTATCATTATTTCGAGCGCAGGCAGCCTCTGCAAACGGTTTATTATTTTCTTTTATTTGGATCGCATTTAGCCTGTTCTCTTTTATCGGCAGCTTTTTAAAAGTGCACTCACTTGTGCCTGTTGCTAGCTGTTATCTTGTTGTCACGGTGATTGCCTATGGTTGGTTTTTGTTAGTGGCTAGAAAGCATTGA
- a CDS encoding ester cyclase, with translation MADDIFSADVIVHTADGSSQGLGALKGFIIEMQIAFSNLQHQCHDIISDHNNRIAARFSGQGTHTGTFQGMPATGRSFQFTGMGFYHIKDNKIAEFWLENDMSDFMAALEGSQSN, from the coding sequence TTGGCTGACGACATTTTCTCTGCCGATGTCATTGTCCATACCGCAGATGGTAGTTCTCAAGGTTTAGGCGCACTCAAAGGCTTTATTATAGAAATGCAGATCGCTTTCTCTAATTTGCAACACCAATGTCATGACATTATTAGCGATCATAATAATCGTATTGCCGCGCGCTTTTCAGGCCAAGGCACTCATACCGGAACATTTCAAGGTATGCCAGCAACGGGTCGGTCGTTTCAATTTACCGGCATGGGCTTTTACCATATAAAAGATAATAAAATCGCTGAGTTTTGGCTAGAAAACGATATGTCAGATTTTATGGCTGCTTTAGAAGGCAGCCAATCAAACTAA
- a CDS encoding catalase, with product MTILTTSNGAPIADDQNSLTAGERGPILLQDWQLLEKLAHFNRERIPERVVHAKGSGAYGTFTLTKSLSDYTIADYLQKEGDETEVFLRFSTVGGEMGSSDAVRDPRGFAVKFYTREGNHDVVGNNTPVFFLRDPSKFPDFIHTQKRHPVTNLKDPEAMWDFWSLNPQAMHQVTILMSDRGIPKDYRHMNGYGSHTFALWNKQGERFWVKWHFKTEQGIQCLSGEEAAKITGENSDHAQEDLVQAIAKGDFPKWRVYLQIMPEKQAENYKVNPFDLTKVWPHQDYPLVEIGVLELNRNVDNYFAEVEQVALSPSNLVPGIDASPDKMLQARLFSYPDAHRYRIGANYNDLPVNCPHATRVENYQRGGAMAGTRCPYSSQGTVPSGRADINYGPNSKNGPAENAAIKAPPLKISGDADYYDHREGADDYSQAGNLYRIMSEEQKSQLVNNIAGSLSLASEPVIGRMLAHFRKCDSDYGQRIEILVNQLKEK from the coding sequence ATGACAATACTGACAACCAGTAATGGTGCACCGATTGCAGATGATCAAAATAGTTTAACCGCAGGAGAGCGTGGCCCAATTTTATTACAAGATTGGCAATTATTAGAGAAGTTAGCGCACTTTAATCGTGAGCGAATTCCTGAGCGGGTTGTTCATGCCAAAGGCAGCGGGGCGTATGGTACCTTCACACTGACAAAAAGCTTAAGTGACTATACCATTGCTGATTATTTGCAAAAAGAAGGCGACGAAACTGAGGTTTTCCTGCGTTTTTCCACTGTGGGTGGTGAAATGGGTTCTAGTGATGCTGTGCGCGACCCACGTGGCTTTGCCGTGAAATTTTATACTCGTGAAGGTAATCACGATGTTGTTGGTAATAATACCCCGGTGTTTTTTCTGCGCGATCCAAGTAAATTTCCTGACTTTATTCATACGCAAAAGCGTCATCCGGTGACCAACCTAAAAGATCCGGAAGCGATGTGGGATTTCTGGTCATTAAACCCACAAGCCATGCATCAGGTGACTATTTTAATGTCTGATCGTGGCATACCAAAAGATTATCGACATATGAATGGTTATGGTTCTCATACCTTTGCATTATGGAATAAACAAGGTGAGCGTTTTTGGGTGAAATGGCACTTTAAAACCGAGCAAGGCATTCAGTGTTTAAGTGGTGAAGAAGCCGCTAAAATAACGGGTGAAAACTCGGACCATGCACAAGAAGATCTAGTACAGGCGATTGCGAAGGGTGATTTCCCAAAGTGGCGAGTTTATCTACAAATTATGCCTGAGAAACAAGCGGAAAATTATAAAGTGAATCCGTTTGATTTGACAAAAGTGTGGCCACATCAAGATTATCCTTTAGTTGAAATTGGGGTGCTAGAGTTAAATCGGAATGTAGATAATTATTTTGCTGAAGTTGAGCAAGTTGCATTATCGCCCAGTAATTTAGTGCCAGGAATTGATGCATCTCCGGACAAAATGCTACAGGCTAGACTGTTTAGTTATCCTGATGCTCATCGTTATCGCATCGGTGCGAACTATAATGATTTACCTGTGAATTGTCCACATGCGACACGGGTAGAAAATTACCAGCGTGGTGGAGCGATGGCTGGAACGCGTTGCCCTTACAGCTCGCAAGGGACTGTACCATCAGGTAGAGCAGACATTAATTATGGACCTAACAGCAAGAATGGGCCTGCTGAGAATGCAGCCATAAAAGCACCTCCATTAAAAATTTCAGGGGATGCAGACTACTATGACCATCGTGAGGGTGCGGATGATTATAGTCAGGCTGGAAATTTATATCGCATCATGAGTGAAGAGCAGAAAAGTCAGCTCGTTAATAATATTGCTGGTAGTTTAAGTCTTGCTTCTGAGCCTGTGATAGGGCGCATGTTAGCGCACTTTAGAAAATGTGATAGCGATTATGGTCAACGTATTGAAATCTTAGTCAATCAGCTTAAAGAAAAGTAA
- the glpD gene encoding glycerol-3-phosphate dehydrogenase — protein MMILGAVQLGAVVSHSDLFIIGGGINGAGIAADAAGRGLTVTLCEQDDLASATSSASSKLIHGGLRYLEHYEFSLVKKALAEREILLKKAPHIIKPLQFILPHQKHLRPAWMIRAGLFLYDHLAKRKFLPKSRAHNLKTTIFGNNLKPELKRGFSYYDCQVDDARLVVLNALSAKEQGATILTRSKCILAKRHNNMLWYIKVQDQQTKIIKEYTAKAVINAAGPWASTILPDLTQAPSEYNLSLVKGSHIVVPKLYEGEHAYILQNADNRIVFAIPYEQDFTLIGTTDLAYEGNPAHVEINDEETDYLISLINGYFEQGIQKSDILWSYSGVRPLLDDDSDNPSAITRDYKITIDDEHALPLVNIFGGKVTTYRTLAEQTLAKLQPYFPEMTAPWTANDHLPGGDLGHETFDKFFQTFHNQYAWLTQEFAHRLARSYGARAHCILRKSSAIADLGHHFGANLYEKEVVYLIEHEWAQSAEDILWRRSKLGLRLKEAEQKELTHWLSNYFSQQENINTATPNPKKGLILCLFLLKQVNYSSKQCLRKCGISASPSWLTTFSLPMSLSIPQMVVLKV, from the coding sequence ATGATGATTTTAGGAGCGGTTCAATTGGGTGCTGTTGTTTCTCATAGCGATCTATTTATTATTGGCGGCGGCATTAATGGCGCTGGCATCGCAGCGGATGCCGCTGGTCGAGGCTTAACTGTCACCTTATGTGAGCAAGATGATTTAGCCTCAGCAACCTCTTCTGCAAGCAGTAAATTGATCCACGGTGGACTTCGTTACCTTGAACACTACGAATTTAGCCTGGTTAAAAAAGCCCTAGCAGAACGTGAGATTCTGCTTAAAAAAGCGCCGCATATCATCAAACCATTACAGTTTATTTTACCGCATCAAAAGCATCTACGCCCTGCCTGGATGATTCGTGCCGGCTTATTTCTCTATGATCACCTGGCAAAACGCAAATTCTTACCAAAATCTCGCGCTCACAACCTAAAAACGACGATTTTTGGCAATAACTTAAAACCTGAACTAAAGCGTGGTTTCTCTTACTATGATTGCCAAGTTGATGATGCCCGCCTGGTCGTGCTTAATGCCCTAAGCGCCAAAGAGCAAGGGGCAACGATACTCACTCGCAGCAAGTGCATCTTAGCCAAACGCCATAACAATATGCTTTGGTACATTAAAGTCCAAGACCAGCAGACTAAAATCATTAAAGAATACACCGCAAAAGCCGTCATCAATGCCGCAGGGCCGTGGGCCAGCACGATTTTACCTGACCTCACCCAAGCACCTTCAGAATATAACTTAAGCCTGGTGAAAGGCAGCCATATCGTCGTGCCTAAGCTCTATGAAGGCGAACATGCTTATATCTTGCAAAATGCTGATAACCGCATCGTCTTCGCAATTCCTTATGAGCAAGATTTTACTCTTATTGGCACCACAGATTTAGCCTATGAAGGCAACCCTGCGCATGTTGAAATTAATGATGAAGAAACAGATTATTTAATTAGCCTCATTAATGGCTATTTCGAGCAAGGTATTCAAAAAAGCGATATTCTTTGGAGCTATTCTGGTGTTCGGCCCTTACTCGATGATGATAGCGACAACCCCTCAGCAATTACCCGCGACTACAAAATCACCATTGACGATGAGCACGCACTACCGCTCGTGAATATCTTCGGTGGTAAGGTGACTACTTACCGCACACTCGCTGAGCAAACCTTAGCAAAGCTACAGCCTTATTTCCCAGAGATGACAGCGCCTTGGACAGCGAATGATCATTTACCAGGAGGTGATTTAGGCCATGAGACCTTCGATAAATTTTTTCAAACCTTCCACAATCAATATGCCTGGTTAACTCAAGAATTTGCACACCGTTTAGCGCGTAGCTATGGCGCACGCGCCCATTGTATTTTACGAAAAAGCTCGGCTATTGCTGATTTAGGCCATCATTTTGGTGCAAACCTGTACGAGAAAGAAGTTGTTTACCTAATCGAACATGAATGGGCGCAAAGTGCTGAAGATATCCTCTGGCGTCGTAGTAAATTGGGCCTACGCTTAAAAGAAGCAGAGCAAAAAGAGCTCACTCACTGGTTAAGCAATTACTTCAGCCAGCAAGAAAATATCAATACAGCAACGCCAAACCCAAAAAAAGGTTTAATTCTATGCCTATTTCTTCTCAAACAGGTGAATTACTCATCAAAACAATGTTTGAGAAAATGTGGAATCAGCGCCAGCCCGAGTTGGCTGACGACATTTTCTCTGCCGATGTCATTGTCCATACCGCAGATGGTAGTTCTCAAGGTTTAG
- a CDS encoding VOC family protein, whose amino-acid sequence MELKRLDHVNFITHDLVKTVDFYCNIIGLTYDKNISLETAKSLHLFIPGQNVAVLHIGDAGNKKKGPKYERFADLDKNNQGKFSTGAFDHFCFALADQYYVPFIDKLEKSNVEYQTYCHDDIALKQIWLLDPNGVRVELNFAD is encoded by the coding sequence ATGGAGCTTAAGCGTTTGGATCATGTGAATTTTATCACGCATGATCTGGTAAAAACAGTTGATTTTTACTGTAATATTATCGGCTTAACTTATGATAAGAATATTTCTCTAGAAACAGCGAAGTCCCTTCATTTGTTTATTCCAGGACAAAACGTTGCTGTGCTACATATCGGTGATGCTGGAAATAAAAAGAAAGGTCCAAAGTATGAGCGATTTGCTGATTTAGATAAAAATAACCAAGGAAAATTTTCGACAGGTGCATTTGATCATTTTTGCTTTGCTTTGGCTGATCAATATTATGTACCATTTATTGATAAATTAGAAAAAAGTAATGTTGAATATCAAACATATTGCCATGACGATATCGCTCTAAAACAAATTTGGCTGCTTGATCCAAACGGGGTTAGGGTTGAGCTAAATTTTGCAGATTAG